In Halorientalis sp. LT38, a genomic segment contains:
- the mutL gene encoding DNA mismatch repair endonuclease MutL, which yields MSEDGSIRELDGKTVERIAAGEVVERPASVVKELVENSLDADANRIAVSVESGGKDGIRVSDDGIGMTEGEVRKAVEEHTTSKIRDIADLEAGVATLGFRGEALHAIGAVSRLTIETRPRGAAQGTKLRVEGGEVTTVEPTGCPEGTTIEIEDLFYNVPARRKYLKQDGTEFAHVNTVVTSYALAEPDVAVSLEHDGRETFATTGDGNLRSAVMAVYGREVAQGMVDVAADADAAGDAVGDGETDSLPDGPLDAVEGLVSHPETNRASREYVATYVNGRYVRSSTVRDAVVSAYGNQLAPDRYPFAVLDLSLPADTVDVNVHPRKMEVRFADAEGVAEQVEAAVEEALLREGLLRSSAPRGRSAPDQTEISPERAGDPAGEPEGDGDGTAAGADSGGEPPAQPPTRERSPIGPDDVRDADPADESDGAGTAGTAGSASDVDGIPTGSDGGVESADRPAGSGTGIGTDRPASDTSDPHDRGGRFRPGTEQARLGDDAPATGERETFDRLPAMRVLGQYRETYLVAETDDGLVLIDQHAADERVNYERLRERFADGATSQALADPVELSLTAREAELFEEYTDALARLGFRAERVTDRSVEVRTVPELVAQTAGPELIREVLSAFVTGEAAAAETVDAAADGLLADLACYPSITGNTSLTEGSVVSLLDALDDCENPWACPHGRPVVIAFDHGEIEDRFERDYPGHGGRE from the coding sequence ATGAGCGAGGACGGGTCGATCCGGGAACTCGACGGGAAGACCGTCGAGCGTATCGCGGCCGGCGAGGTCGTCGAGCGCCCGGCCTCCGTGGTGAAGGAACTCGTCGAGAACAGTCTCGACGCCGACGCGAACCGGATCGCCGTGTCCGTCGAGTCGGGGGGCAAGGACGGCATCCGCGTCAGCGACGACGGGATCGGCATGACCGAGGGCGAGGTGCGGAAAGCCGTCGAGGAACACACGACCTCGAAGATCCGCGACATCGCGGACCTCGAAGCGGGCGTCGCGACCCTCGGCTTCCGCGGCGAAGCCCTGCACGCCATCGGCGCGGTCTCGCGACTCACGATCGAGACGCGCCCGCGTGGCGCTGCGCAGGGGACCAAACTCCGAGTCGAGGGCGGCGAAGTGACGACCGTCGAACCGACGGGCTGTCCCGAGGGGACGACCATCGAGATCGAGGACCTGTTCTACAACGTCCCGGCGCGCCGGAAGTACCTCAAGCAGGACGGGACGGAGTTCGCCCACGTCAACACGGTCGTCACGAGTTACGCGCTGGCCGAACCGGACGTGGCCGTCTCGCTCGAACACGACGGTCGGGAGACGTTCGCGACGACCGGCGACGGGAACCTCCGGAGCGCCGTCATGGCCGTCTACGGCCGCGAAGTGGCCCAGGGCATGGTCGACGTGGCGGCCGACGCGGACGCCGCTGGGGACGCCGTGGGAGACGGCGAAACCGACTCGCTCCCCGACGGCCCCCTCGACGCGGTCGAGGGGCTGGTGAGCCACCCCGAAACCAACCGGGCCAGCCGGGAGTACGTCGCGACCTACGTCAACGGCCGGTACGTCCGCTCGTCGACCGTCCGGGACGCCGTGGTCTCGGCCTACGGCAACCAGCTGGCGCCCGACCGCTACCCCTTCGCCGTCCTCGACCTCTCGCTGCCGGCCGACACGGTGGACGTGAACGTCCACCCCCGGAAGATGGAGGTGCGCTTCGCGGACGCCGAGGGCGTCGCCGAGCAGGTCGAGGCCGCCGTCGAGGAAGCACTCCTCAGAGAGGGCCTGCTCCGCTCGTCGGCCCCCCGTGGACGGTCGGCGCCCGACCAGACCGAGATCAGTCCCGAACGGGCCGGCGATCCGGCAGGGGAGCCCGAGGGCGACGGCGACGGAACCGCCGCCGGTGCCGACAGCGGCGGCGAACCGCCGGCCCAGCCACCGACCCGGGAACGATCGCCGATCGGCCCGGACGACGTGCGGGACGCCGATCCGGCGGACGAGTCGGACGGAGCCGGCACGGCAGGGACCGCTGGCTCTGCGTCCGATGTCGATGGAATCCCGACCGGGAGCGACGGTGGCGTCGAGTCGGCCGACCGCCCTGCTGGCTCCGGTACCGGCATCGGTACGGATCGCCCCGCCTCGGACACGTCGGACCCCCACGACCGCGGGGGTCGGTTCCGGCCGGGGACCGAGCAGGCCCGGCTGGGCGACGACGCGCCGGCCACCGGCGAGCGCGAGACGTTCGACCGCCTGCCGGCCATGCGGGTGCTCGGACAGTACCGCGAGACCTACCTCGTCGCCGAGACCGACGACGGGCTCGTCCTGATCGACCAGCACGCGGCCGACGAGCGGGTCAACTACGAGCGCCTGCGCGAGCGCTTCGCCGACGGGGCGACGAGCCAGGCGCTGGCCGACCCCGTCGAACTGTCGCTGACGGCCCGCGAGGCCGAACTCTTCGAGGAGTACACTGACGCGCTGGCGCGGCTAGGGTTCCGGGCAGAGCGAGTAACAGACAGGAGCGTGGAGGTGCGGACCGTTCCGGAGCTGGTGGCGCAGACGGCCGGCCCGGAACTGATCCGGGAGGTCCTCTCGGCGTTCGTCACGGGGGAGGCCGCGGCGGCCGAGACCGTCGACGCGGCGGCCGACGGCCTGCTGGCCGACCTGGCCTGCTACCCCTCGATCACCGGCAACACGTCGCTGACGGAGGGGTCGGTCGTGTCGCTGCTCGACGCCCTCGACGACTGCGAGAACCCCTGGGCCTGTCCGCACGGTCGCCCGGTCGTCATCGCCTTCGACCACGGGGAGATCGAGGACCGTTTCGAGCGGGACTATCCCGGCCACGGCGGCCGGGAGTAA
- a CDS encoding methyltransferase family protein, protein MSVTIADAVFASGVIATLALLACVVVSIVWPERRYWPPAERNWKYWSHWTIDAVSKLSLPALAWLDRGTSVLPRPTSLVLGGLLTLVGVAVAVAVERDLGQAESMGLEGTLTTDGLYRYSRNPQYVGLIAATVGIPLLANSRLALGLGAVILVHWLVLPLAEEPWLADRYGEAYERYRASVPRFVGPTTLSRLWADVIGQD, encoded by the coding sequence ATGTCCGTAACGATAGCAGACGCCGTCTTCGCATCGGGGGTGATCGCGACGCTCGCGCTGCTCGCGTGCGTCGTCGTGAGTATCGTCTGGCCGGAGCGCCGCTACTGGCCGCCAGCCGAACGGAACTGGAAGTACTGGAGCCACTGGACGATCGACGCGGTCTCGAAGCTGAGCCTGCCGGCCCTCGCGTGGCTCGACCGGGGGACCAGCGTGCTCCCGCGGCCGACGTCGCTCGTCCTCGGCGGCCTCCTCACGCTCGTCGGGGTCGCCGTCGCCGTCGCGGTCGAGCGCGACCTCGGGCAAGCGGAGTCGATGGGGCTGGAAGGGACGCTGACGACCGACGGACTCTACCGCTACTCGCGCAACCCGCAGTACGTCGGGCTGATCGCGGCGACCGTCGGCATTCCGCTGCTCGCGAACTCCCGGCTCGCGCTGGGGCTCGGGGCGGTGATCCTCGTCCACTGGCTCGTCCTGCCGCTGGCCGAGGAGCCGTGGCTGGCCGACCGGTACGGCGAGGCTTACGAACGGTACCGCGCCTCTGTCCCCCGCTTCGTCGGGCCGACGACGCTCTCGCGACTCTGGGCGGACGTCATCGGCCAGGACTGA
- a CDS encoding sugar kinase: MTQLVTFGEAVLRLSPPQTARLETTERFDVWTTGAASNVAVTASRLGTDATWVSKLADTPLGRRAVSELRGHGLSTEVTWADADESRQGLTFYEHGVEPRESVTVDDRDGTAIGTAEPGGLPMDTVQNAEAVFASGETLALSDTVVETTEAVLRATSGTSVLGLDYRPGQWSAEEARETVSGLFPAVDVFVTNVDEAQRVLKQTGKPAEIAHQLANEGDFETVVMTRGEHGALVWHDATIHEQDAVATDAVDVTGQHDAFVGAFLGRRLAGDAIGAALSHGVAAAALSRTVYGPVPTIDPSEVEQVVGDLTGDSPGSSGGPLR, from the coding sequence ATGACACAGCTGGTGACGTTCGGGGAGGCGGTACTCAGGCTGTCGCCGCCGCAAACGGCGCGCCTGGAGACGACGGAGCGGTTCGACGTCTGGACGACCGGTGCGGCGAGCAACGTCGCGGTGACGGCGAGCCGGCTCGGCACCGACGCGACCTGGGTTTCGAAACTCGCTGACACGCCGCTGGGGCGGCGCGCCGTCTCGGAACTGCGCGGCCACGGTCTCTCGACCGAGGTGACGTGGGCCGACGCCGACGAGAGCCGGCAGGGACTGACCTTCTACGAGCACGGGGTCGAGCCACGAGAGAGTGTCACCGTCGACGATCGCGACGGGACGGCCATCGGGACGGCCGAGCCGGGCGGGCTGCCGATGGACACCGTCCAGAACGCCGAAGCGGTCTTCGCCAGCGGCGAGACGCTCGCGCTCTCGGACACCGTGGTCGAGACGACCGAGGCGGTCCTTCGCGCGACGAGCGGCACGTCCGTCCTGGGCCTGGACTACCGCCCCGGACAGTGGTCGGCCGAGGAGGCGAGGGAGACCGTCTCGGGACTGTTCCCGGCGGTCGACGTGTTCGTGACGAACGTCGACGAGGCCCAGCGCGTGCTGAAACAGACCGGCAAGCCGGCCGAGATCGCCCACCAGCTGGCCAACGAGGGCGACTTCGAGACGGTCGTGATGACCCGCGGCGAACACGGCGCACTGGTCTGGCACGACGCGACCATCCACGAACAGGACGCGGTCGCGACCGACGCCGTGGACGTGACGGGCCAGCACGACGCTTTCGTCGGCGCGTTCCTGGGTCGGCGACTGGCCGGCGACGCGATCGGCGCCGCGCTCTCGCACGGGGTCGCCGCCGCCGCGCTGTCGCGGACGGTCTACGGACCCGTCCCGACGATCGACCCGTCCGAGGTCGAACAGGTCGTCGGCGACCTGACCGGGGACTCCCCCGGAAGCAGCGGCGGTCCGCTCCGATAA
- a CDS encoding CynX/NimT family MFS transporter, translated as MSARSVSMRRYGLVVAGSLCYTCLTFAWFSLPAYLSTIIADAGLTGTQAGLLAGAVPFTYIPIALFSGLAVDRIGPTRSLAIGLGVVGLSQIARSVAAGFPGLLAATLALGVGATAITFGLPKLVSVLFPPAETGLPSSLYMVGAAVGTAGAFGVGRPVIGPALGGWRPLFLYSGLAAVGYAVVWLAIVRLVPLAGSRREPTADADAERGSTSVAGDLRRVFAHRDLRLMVVLGVVYLALVHGMQGWLPTVLESRGLSADRAGQTTTLLVGAKVLGVLSIPVLADRVDARRAALVGCGALGAVGVGGVIAGGATAIAALGIVMAGLGVGGLSPLIRAIPPDLEGIGPELTGVAIGLVFAVGEIGGFLGPVLVGTLYDLTGSYVPGLGALAGAGVVGVVAGAALRDV; from the coding sequence ATGAGCGCACGGTCGGTCTCGATGCGACGCTACGGCCTGGTCGTCGCCGGCTCGCTGTGTTACACCTGCCTCACGTTCGCGTGGTTCAGCCTGCCGGCGTACCTCTCGACGATCATCGCCGACGCCGGTCTCACCGGGACCCAGGCCGGCCTCCTCGCCGGGGCGGTTCCGTTCACCTACATCCCGATCGCCCTGTTCTCGGGGCTGGCGGTCGACCGGATCGGACCGACCCGCAGCCTCGCGATCGGACTCGGCGTGGTCGGCCTATCGCAGATCGCCCGCTCGGTCGCCGCTGGCTTCCCGGGCCTGCTCGCAGCGACGCTCGCGCTCGGCGTCGGCGCGACCGCGATCACGTTCGGCCTCCCCAAACTCGTCTCCGTGCTCTTCCCGCCCGCGGAGACGGGGCTGCCCTCCTCGCTGTACATGGTCGGCGCGGCCGTCGGGACGGCCGGCGCCTTCGGCGTCGGCCGACCGGTGATCGGCCCGGCTCTCGGTGGGTGGCGCCCCCTCTTTCTCTACAGCGGGCTCGCGGCGGTCGGCTACGCCGTCGTCTGGCTGGCGATCGTTCGGCTGGTTCCCCTCGCCGGGAGCCGGCGCGAACCCACCGCAGACGCGGACGCAGAACGGGGGTCTACGTCGGTCGCCGGGGATCTGCGCCGGGTGTTCGCTCACCGGGACCTCCGGCTGATGGTGGTGCTGGGCGTGGTCTACCTCGCGCTGGTCCACGGGATGCAGGGGTGGCTCCCGACGGTCCTCGAATCGCGCGGGCTGTCGGCGGATCGGGCGGGCCAGACCACGACGCTGTTGGTCGGCGCGAAGGTCCTCGGCGTCCTCTCGATCCCGGTGCTCGCCGACCGCGTCGACGCGCGGCGGGCGGCGCTGGTCGGCTGTGGTGCCCTCGGCGCCGTCGGGGTCGGCGGTGTCATCGCGGGCGGGGCGACCGCGATCGCCGCGCTGGGCATCGTGATGGCCGGCCTCGGCGTCGGCGGGCTGTCGCCACTGATCCGCGCGATCCCGCCGGATCTGGAGGGGATCGGTCCCGAACTGACCGGCGTCGCCATCGGGCTGGTGTTCGCGGTCGGCGAGATCGGTGGCTTCCTCGGGCCGGTATTGGTTGGGACGCTCTACGACCTGACCGGGTCGTACGTCCCCGGCCTGGGCGCGCTCGCGGGCGCCGGCGTCGTCGGCGTCGTCGCCGGCGCGGCGCTGCGGGACGTCTGA
- a CDS encoding MFS transporter — protein sequence MADSTADSRVAEDGTGPIATLRAFFALERDVLVLSVAMFAFSLGFQMTGRYVPRYMSLLGAGGLAIGLYGTVGNLISAVYPYPGGAFSDRVGSRVALTAFGLASTVGFLVWLAAPLFGVVTLDLSFVPVADSAAVVLPVGIFLGLFLAQAWKSFGLGATFAVVKQAVPPDRLATGFASTETVRRLAFLVGPLLAASLIAVFGFDLGFRAVLAVAAAFGLVATVAQHRLYDSSEDTLGKSFEGISAIREDLRSMPPELPPLLAGDTLVRFANGMVYVFFVIVVTEFLAVDATLPVIGYLSPDALFGVLLAVEMVVALLSMVPMSRLADRVGLKPVVALGFAVYALFPILLISAPADPWIVGLLFAFSGLRFAGLPAHKALIVGPAERGAGGRVTGAYYLLRNVLVVPSALVGGTLYDAASPEVAFGVATVIGLVGTGVFLVFGEEFDPDGQRA from the coding sequence ATGGCCGACTCCACCGCCGACTCGCGCGTCGCGGAGGACGGGACGGGGCCGATCGCGACGCTCCGGGCCTTCTTCGCGCTCGAACGGGACGTGCTGGTCCTCTCGGTGGCGATGTTCGCCTTCAGCCTCGGCTTTCAGATGACCGGCCGGTACGTCCCGCGGTACATGAGCCTGCTCGGCGCCGGCGGGCTGGCTATCGGCCTCTACGGGACGGTGGGGAACCTCATCAGCGCCGTCTACCCCTACCCGGGCGGGGCGTTCTCCGACCGAGTGGGGTCGCGGGTCGCGCTCACCGCCTTCGGACTCGCGTCCACCGTGGGATTCCTGGTGTGGCTGGCCGCCCCGCTGTTCGGCGTCGTCACTCTGGATCTCTCTTTCGTTCCCGTCGCCGACTCGGCGGCGGTCGTCCTGCCCGTCGGCATCTTCCTCGGCCTCTTTCTCGCCCAGGCCTGGAAGTCCTTCGGGCTGGGCGCCACCTTCGCCGTCGTCAAGCAGGCCGTCCCCCCGGACCGGCTGGCCACGGGGTTCGCCAGCACCGAGACGGTCCGCCGACTGGCCTTCCTCGTCGGCCCGCTGCTAGCCGCGAGTCTGATCGCCGTCTTCGGGTTCGACCTCGGATTCAGGGCCGTCCTGGCCGTCGCGGCCGCGTTCGGACTCGTCGCCACCGTCGCCCAGCACCGCCTCTACGACTCGAGCGAGGACACGCTCGGCAAGTCCTTCGAAGGCATTTCGGCGATCCGCGAGGACCTGCGGTCGATGCCGCCGGAACTCCCGCCGCTTCTGGCCGGCGACACGCTCGTGCGCTTCGCCAACGGGATGGTCTACGTCTTCTTCGTCATCGTCGTCACGGAGTTCCTGGCCGTCGACGCCACGCTCCCCGTGATCGGCTACCTCTCGCCGGACGCCCTGTTCGGCGTCCTCCTGGCCGTCGAGATGGTCGTCGCCCTGCTCTCGATGGTCCCCATGTCCCGGCTGGCCGACCGAGTCGGCCTGAAGCCGGTCGTCGCGCTGGGCTTCGCGGTGTACGCCCTCTTCCCGATCCTGTTGATCTCCGCGCCCGCCGACCCCTGGATCGTCGGCCTCCTCTTTGCCTTCTCCGGACTCCGGTTCGCCGGCTTGCCTGCCCACAAGGCGCTGATCGTCGGCCCCGCAGAACGGGGCGCGGGCGGCCGGGTGACGGGCGCGTACTACCTCCTGCGGAACGTCCTCGTCGTCCCGAGCGCGCTCGTCGGCGGCACCCTCTACGACGCCGCCTCGCCAGAGGTGGCCTTCGGCGTCGCGACGGTGATCGGACTGGTCGGCACCGGCGTCTTCCTCGTCTTCGGCGAGGAGTTCGACCCGGACGGCCAACGGGCGTGA
- a CDS encoding SDR family NAD(P)-dependent oxidoreductase — MRLEDKTVFITGAGSGIGQAASLRCAEEGAYVIATDIDEESAEETAEKVETLDTGGAEAHRVDVTQADEFHAAVEAVHEEHGLDVMVNNAGTGHPPAVMEDINESMRDFVIDVNLKGVWNGCHAALPLMKEQGSGAIVNVGSLASVFGLPRNAAYSMTKGAVLNFTRAVAAEAGRDGVRANTVCPGFTDTPLVEQMLATSDDPEAARERMEDGYPLGRLGEPEEIADAILFLASDEASWITGEGLIVDGGYRASGGG, encoded by the coding sequence ATGCGACTGGAAGACAAGACGGTGTTCATCACCGGTGCCGGGTCGGGCATCGGCCAGGCCGCCTCGCTGCGCTGTGCGGAGGAGGGGGCGTACGTGATCGCCACGGACATCGACGAGGAGAGCGCCGAGGAGACGGCCGAAAAAGTCGAAACACTCGACACCGGCGGGGCCGAGGCCCACCGCGTCGACGTGACCCAGGCCGACGAGTTCCACGCGGCCGTCGAGGCCGTCCACGAGGAGCACGGCCTGGACGTCATGGTCAACAACGCCGGGACGGGCCACCCGCCCGCGGTGATGGAGGACATCAACGAGTCGATGCGCGATTTCGTCATCGACGTGAACCTCAAGGGGGTCTGGAACGGCTGTCACGCCGCGCTCCCGCTCATGAAGGAGCAGGGCTCGGGCGCCATCGTCAACGTCGGCTCGCTGGCCTCCGTCTTCGGCCTGCCGCGCAACGCCGCCTACTCGATGACGAAGGGCGCGGTGCTGAACTTCACCCGCGCCGTCGCCGCCGAGGCCGGTCGCGACGGCGTCCGGGCCAACACGGTCTGTCCCGGCTTCACCGACACGCCGCTGGTCGAGCAGATGCTCGCCACCTCGGACGATCCCGAGGCCGCCCGCGAGCGGATGGAGGACGGCTACCCGCTCGGTCGCCTCGGCGAGCCCGAGGAGATCGCCGACGCCATCCTCTTCCTGGCCTCCGACGAGGCCTCCTGGATCACCGGCGAGGGCCTGATCGTCGACGGCGGCTACCGGGCCTCCGGCGGCGGATAA
- a CDS encoding SDR family NAD(P)-dependent oxidoreductase, whose translation MHEPDFGVAGETAIVTGASQGIGRSIAETLAASGANVGICSREMDRVGPVAEAINESEAEGEALAVECNVREREQMEAFVEEVVDEFGGLDIMVNNAGGEFVAAFEDISANGFDAILDLNVMGTVHGMQVAGDVMREQGGGRIVNMASVNGQHPAPGESHYGTAKAGIIRLTETVATEWAEDGIRVNCVAPGLIQTPGVAETLGIDSEDMPPREQVDRRIGHGEDIADVVQFLVSPAAAFMTGETVTVKGVPRPGNSMEHDLGLQ comes from the coding sequence ATGCACGAACCAGACTTCGGCGTGGCGGGCGAGACCGCCATCGTCACCGGTGCGAGTCAGGGAATCGGGCGCTCCATCGCGGAGACGCTCGCGGCCAGCGGCGCGAACGTGGGCATCTGCTCGCGGGAGATGGACCGGGTCGGCCCGGTCGCCGAGGCGATCAACGAGAGCGAGGCCGAGGGCGAGGCCCTTGCCGTCGAGTGCAACGTCCGCGAGCGCGAGCAGATGGAGGCGTTCGTCGAGGAGGTCGTCGACGAGTTCGGCGGCCTCGATATCATGGTCAACAACGCCGGCGGGGAGTTCGTGGCGGCCTTCGAGGACATCTCGGCGAACGGCTTCGACGCCATCCTCGATCTGAACGTGATGGGAACGGTCCACGGGATGCAGGTGGCCGGCGACGTCATGCGCGAGCAGGGCGGTGGCCGGATCGTCAACATGGCGAGCGTCAACGGCCAGCACCCAGCGCCGGGCGAGAGCCACTACGGGACCGCGAAGGCGGGGATCATCCGGCTGACCGAGACCGTCGCGACCGAGTGGGCCGAGGACGGCATACGGGTCAACTGCGTCGCGCCGGGCCTGATCCAGACGCCGGGCGTGGCCGAGACGCTGGGCATCGACAGCGAGGACATGCCCCCGCGCGAGCAGGTCGACCGTCGGATCGGCCACGGCGAGGACATCGCGGACGTGGTCCAGTTCCTCGTCTCCCCGGCCGCGGCGTTCATGACCGGCGAGACGGTGACGGTCAAGGGCGTCCCCCGACCCGGGAACTCGATGGAGCACGACCTCGGACTGCAGTGA
- a CDS encoding carboxypeptidase-like regulatory domain-containing protein yields MTALVACSVVVPAAGATQSDLVTLTVTVEDRDGDPVGSATLTASWDGGNQTETTRSNGQALIDVPRGADVEIDVAHDDYVRNRPYAVDDASAGSETITVAEKGTATVEVRDLDGNRVSNAIVRMLHDGNRDPVVDGRTNGDGIFQSDTIEQGDYTLRVHKQGYKRNQTDVEVTGDNTFKTRIEEDAVTVTFEVRDDYTSPSQPVPGATVSIPGLGNTLQTLSSGQVTTSVPVNSNYDVTITKDGYEEVTKTLRVRETSTTLETSIQRVRTLNVDPANRQVVVNENASIAVTNEYGEVVEGATVTVDGESVGETDGDGELTFLVESPGDHVVEVESDDRQGSVTIEGVSPGSDGNDTTEAPTTEAEETTTSSGIGPGFTPVAALVAALLVALVLGRRN; encoded by the coding sequence ATGACAGCTCTCGTCGCGTGCTCGGTCGTCGTCCCGGCGGCCGGCGCGACACAGAGCGATCTGGTCACGCTCACCGTCACCGTCGAGGACCGGGACGGCGACCCGGTCGGCTCGGCGACGCTGACGGCGAGCTGGGACGGCGGGAACCAGACGGAGACGACGCGGTCGAACGGACAGGCCCTGATCGACGTGCCCCGCGGCGCCGACGTCGAGATCGACGTCGCGCACGACGACTACGTCCGCAACCGGCCCTACGCGGTCGACGACGCGAGCGCCGGGTCCGAGACGATCACCGTCGCGGAGAAGGGGACGGCGACCGTCGAGGTGCGCGACCTGGACGGGAACCGGGTCAGCAACGCCATCGTTCGGATGCTCCACGACGGCAACCGCGACCCGGTCGTGGACGGCCGGACCAACGGCGACGGGATCTTCCAGTCCGATACCATCGAACAGGGCGACTACACCCTGCGAGTGCACAAACAGGGCTACAAGCGAAACCAGACGGACGTCGAGGTGACGGGCGACAACACGTTCAAGACGCGCATCGAGGAGGACGCGGTCACCGTGACGTTCGAGGTGCGCGACGATTACACGTCCCCGTCACAGCCGGTCCCGGGCGCGACGGTCTCGATCCCCGGACTGGGCAACACGCTCCAGACCCTGAGCAGCGGACAGGTGACGACGAGCGTCCCCGTCAACTCGAACTACGACGTGACGATCACCAAGGACGGCTACGAGGAAGTGACCAAGACGCTCCGCGTCCGTGAGACCTCGACCACGCTCGAGACCTCCATCCAGCGGGTGAGGACCCTCAACGTCGATCCCGCGAACCGCCAGGTCGTGGTGAACGAGAACGCCAGCATCGCCGTCACCAACGAGTACGGCGAGGTCGTCGAGGGAGCGACCGTCACCGTCGACGGAGAGTCCGTCGGCGAGACCGACGGCGACGGCGAACTCACGTTCCTCGTCGAGAGCCCCGGCGACCACGTCGTCGAGGTCGAATCGGACGACCGGCAGGGCAGCGTCACCATCGAGGGCGTTTCCCCCGGCTCGGACGGGAACGACACGACCGAGGCCCCGACGACCGAGGCCGAGGAAACCACCACCTCGAGCGGGATCGGTCCGGGCTTCACGCCCGTCGCCGCCCTCGTGGCCGCGCTGCTGGTCGCCCTCGTACTCGGGCGGCGCAACTGA
- a CDS encoding SDR family NAD(P)-dependent oxidoreductase, whose protein sequence is MRLEGKTAFITGAGSGLGRAAAERFAKEGATIVAADVDAEGLAGTVERVEAQSGEIATHELDVRDGEAFRAGVDAAAEEFGLDILLNNAGVSHHRMDFESVSDDERDRVIDVNVKGVWNGCQAVLPHFEEQGSGAIVNTASLAGVIGAPQLSAYSLSKGAVVNFTRTLAAEAGPDGVRVNAVCPGVTDTPMPREGQTDEEWAKRKEEMSRHYPLKRLGEPEDVVNAMLFLASDEADWITGQALVIDGGFSCT, encoded by the coding sequence ATGCGACTCGAGGGCAAGACGGCGTTTATCACTGGCGCGGGATCGGGCCTCGGCCGGGCCGCCGCCGAGCGGTTCGCGAAAGAGGGCGCGACCATCGTCGCGGCCGACGTGGACGCCGAGGGCCTCGCGGGGACGGTCGAACGCGTCGAGGCACAGAGCGGCGAGATCGCGACGCACGAACTAGACGTGCGGGACGGCGAGGCCTTCCGGGCGGGAGTCGACGCCGCGGCCGAGGAGTTCGGCCTCGATATCCTGCTGAACAACGCGGGCGTCAGCCACCACCGGATGGACTTCGAATCGGTGAGCGACGACGAGCGGGACCGCGTCATCGACGTGAACGTAAAGGGCGTCTGGAACGGCTGTCAGGCCGTCCTCCCCCACTTCGAGGAACAGGGATCGGGCGCCATCGTAAACACGGCGTCGCTCGCGGGCGTCATCGGCGCGCCGCAGCTATCGGCCTACTCGCTCTCGAAGGGCGCCGTGGTCAACTTCACCCGAACGCTGGCCGCAGAGGCCGGCCCCGACGGCGTCCGCGTCAACGCCGTCTGTCCCGGCGTCACCGACACGCCGATGCCCAGGGAGGGCCAGACCGACGAGGAGTGGGCCAAGCGCAAAGAAGAGATGTCCCGGCACTATCCGCTCAAGCGACTGGGCGAACCGGAGGACGTCGTCAACGCGATGCTGTTTCTGGCCTCGGACGAGGCCGACTGGATCACCGGCCAGGCGCTGGTGATCGACGGCGGCTTCTCCTGTACCTGA